The Magnetococcales bacterium genome contains a region encoding:
- a CDS encoding c-type cytochrome, with product MMASVSFVLKKPFWKQAIIAALLTPFVWMAEARAFTDVPSDRWGYEYIQIISENGITSGCDSENYCPDSDLQRAEMAIFLLRSLNGSDYAPPTATGTTFDDVSANFWAANFVERLSELGITAGCDASNFCPSRDITRSEMAIFLLRTKYGSDYSPPTATGSVFGDISSDYWAAAFIEQLDSEGISDDTLDTTRTCDTGNFCPSLTINRAEMAVFLVKAFNLVSTSLTGDADNGSTLFSSQGCSTGSCHGSDISANLNNIQNGTSQDAISAALTGVSQMAAMGFSLTDQEIADLSAHITANIPTVITGDASSGGTLFASQGCSTGSCHGSDISANLNNIQNGTSSDAISTALTSVGQMVAMGFSLTDQEIADLAAYITDSIPLTGDSSNGGTLFASQGCSTGSCHGSDISVNLNNIQNGTSADTISTALTSVGQMVAMGFSLTDQEIADLAAYITDNIPTVITGDAANGATLYVAQGCSTGSCHGSDPSLGRNDILRGDNSTTLARSMTQVSEMRAMGYDFSEQELADMAAYIATF from the coding sequence ATGATGGCAAGCGTCTCTTTTGTTTTGAAAAAACCTTTCTGGAAACAAGCGATTATAGCGGCTCTGCTGACTCCTTTCGTCTGGATGGCAGAAGCCCGTGCCTTTACTGATGTTCCCAGTGACCGCTGGGGCTATGAATATATCCAGATCATTTCTGAAAACGGCATCACCAGTGGCTGTGACTCGGAAAACTATTGCCCGGACAGCGATCTGCAACGGGCGGAGATGGCGATTTTTCTTCTGCGCAGTCTGAACGGATCCGACTATGCCCCTCCCACGGCCACGGGGACGACATTTGATGACGTTTCCGCCAATTTTTGGGCGGCCAATTTTGTCGAACGTTTGTCGGAGCTGGGCATCACCGCTGGCTGTGACGCGAGCAACTTTTGCCCCAGCCGGGATATCACCCGCTCGGAGATGGCGATTTTTCTGCTCCGGACCAAATATGGCTCTGATTATTCTCCCCCGACCGCCACGGGGAGCGTCTTTGGCGACATCTCTTCGGACTATTGGGCGGCTGCTTTTATTGAACAGCTTGATAGCGAGGGCATCAGCGACGACACGCTGGATACCACCCGGACGTGTGACACGGGTAATTTTTGTCCCAGCCTCACCATCAACCGGGCGGAGATGGCGGTCTTTCTGGTCAAGGCCTTCAATCTGGTCTCCACCTCTCTCACCGGAGATGCCGACAACGGCAGCACGCTTTTCAGCAGTCAGGGGTGTTCCACCGGCAGCTGCCACGGCAGTGACATTTCGGCCAACCTCAACAACATCCAGAACGGCACCAGCCAGGACGCCATCAGTGCTGCTCTGACCGGTGTCAGCCAAATGGCTGCCATGGGCTTCAGCCTGACCGATCAGGAAATTGCCGATCTGTCGGCTCATATCACGGCCAACATTCCCACGGTGATCACTGGGGATGCTTCTAGCGGTGGGACTCTCTTTGCCAGCCAGGGGTGTTCTACCGGCAGCTGCCACGGCAGTGATATTTCGGCCAATCTCAACAACATCCAGAACGGCACCAGCTCCGATGCCATTTCCACGGCCCTCACCAGTGTCGGTCAAATGGTTGCCATGGGCTTCAGCCTGACGGATCAGGAGATTGCGGATTTGGCGGCCTACATCACCGACAGCATTCCTCTGACCGGGGATTCCAGTAATGGCGGAACGCTCTTTGCCAGCCAGGGTTGTTCTACCGGTAGTTGTCACGGCAGTGATATTTCAGTCAATCTCAACAACATTCAAAACGGCACCAGCGCCGACACCATTTCCACGGCCCTCACCAGCGTCGGCCAAATGGTCGCCATGGGCTTCAGCCTGACTGATCAGGAGATTGCGGATTTGGCGGCTTATATCACTGACAACATTCCCACGGTGATCACTGGTGATGCTGCCAACGGCGCGACTCTTTATGTGGCCCAGGGCTGTTCCACCGGCAGCTGTCACGGCTCTGATCCGAGTTTGGGTCGCAACGATATTCTCCGGGGGGATAACAGCACCACTCTCGCCAGGTCCATGACCCAGGTCTCGGAAATGCGGGCCATGGGCTATGACTTCAGTGAGCAGGAGTTGGCGGATATGGCTGCCTATATTGCCACTTTCTAG
- a CDS encoding cytidylate kinase-like family protein yields the protein MAERDHYEIIQAILQTEFYQLRKQTNAQIPSPPVVTISRDHGANGRQIASLLADRLGVRHYDRELLEAITWQVQGDKRLMQRLDEKIVGVFDDFILSGFTKKGVLKDLFERSMVKVIIGIGQIGGVIVGRGAHLLIQPGRAFRLHVEGSLSQCARRVALEEGVSLEKAEKRVIKVNNQRIRFAKRIYKRHPHLKSYYDMVINSDLLLPGQVVHIVLLTMKLGGFPVPGGGGLVECGDSVLR from the coding sequence ATGGCTGAAAGAGATCATTATGAGATTATCCAGGCCATCCTCCAGACGGAATTTTATCAACTGCGGAAACAGACCAACGCTCAAATTCCGTCTCCTCCTGTGGTGACCATTTCACGGGATCATGGTGCCAATGGTCGCCAGATTGCTTCTCTTTTGGCGGATCGGTTGGGGGTGCGTCATTATGACCGGGAGTTGTTGGAGGCTATCACTTGGCAGGTTCAAGGGGACAAACGGTTGATGCAGCGTTTGGATGAAAAGATCGTGGGTGTTTTCGACGATTTTATTCTTTCCGGTTTTACCAAAAAGGGGGTGCTTAAGGATCTTTTTGAGCGCAGTATGGTTAAGGTGATTATTGGGATTGGTCAGATTGGGGGGGTGATTGTTGGTCGAGGGGCGCATCTTTTGATTCAGCCTGGGCGGGCTTTTCGGCTTCATGTTGAGGGTTCTCTTAGTCAATGTGCCAGGCGGGTTGCTTTGGAGGAGGGTGTTTCTTTGGAAAAGGCTGAAAAGCGGGTTATCAAGGTTAACAATCAGCGTATTCGTTTTGCAAAGCGTATTTATAAGCGTCATCCGCATTTAAAGAGTTATTATGATATGGTGATTAACAGCGATTTGCTTTTGCCTGGGCAGGTGGTGCATATTGTTCTTTTGACTATGAAGTTGGGTGGGTTTCCGGTGCCGGGAGGTGGGGGTTTGGTGGAGTGTGGTGATTCTGTGTTAAGGTAG
- a CDS encoding TraR/DksA C4-type zinc finger protein produces the protein MDTVALKNQLLDREKQLKRLSDAAKSSCKPVELDQTRVGRLSRMDAMQLQAMSQETERRRKLEMIRIRSALVRIESDDYGYCVGCDDPIPPKRLAFDPAILTCIQCARGGDE, from the coding sequence ATCGATACAGTGGCGTTAAAAAACCAACTCCTGGATCGGGAGAAACAGCTCAAGCGCCTCTCCGATGCGGCCAAATCCTCCTGCAAGCCGGTAGAGCTGGATCAGACCCGCGTGGGCCGCCTCTCCCGGATGGATGCCATGCAGCTCCAGGCGATGTCCCAGGAGACCGAACGACGGCGCAAGCTGGAAATGATCCGTATCCGCTCTGCCCTGGTCCGGATTGAAAGCGACGATTATGGCTATTGTGTGGGGTGCGATGATCCCATCCCCCCCAAACGGCTGGCCTTTGATCCGGCCATTCTCACCTGTATTCAGTGTGCCAGGGGTGGGGATGAGTGA